In a genomic window of Punica granatum isolate Tunisia-2019 chromosome 6, ASM765513v2, whole genome shotgun sequence:
- the LOC116212233 gene encoding ATP synthase subunit beta, mitochondrial-like codes for MDEDHYNTARGVQKVLSNYKDLQDNEINKLTVAHARKIQHFRSQPFHVAEVFMGAPGKYMELKESIKSFQGVLDGKYDDLSEQSFYTVGGIKAVIAKAEKIARESAP; via the exons ATGG ATGAGGACCACTACAACACTGCCCGTGGAGTCCAGAAGGTCCTTTCAAACTACAAGGACCTGCAAGATAATGAAATTAACAAACTTACAGTGGCTCATGCTCGTAAGATTCAGCATTTCCGGAGCCAGCCTTTCCATGTTGCTGAGGTCTTCATGGGCGCTCCTGGGAAGTACATGGAATTGAAGGAGAGCATCAAGAGCTTTCAG GGAGTGTTGGACGGGAAGTACGATGATCTTTCTGAGCAATCATTTTACACGGTTGGAGGAATCAAGGCGGTCATTGCCAAGGCAGAGAAGATCGCCAGGGAATCTGCCCCCTAA
- the LOC116211411 gene encoding protein DETOXIFICATION 12-like, whose amino-acid sequence MGTREIDTVIAMGDTEKANDTEKNVQGINRGQEEVAHKEDDIHGSVAPAEAAAAEDSQTSWKRRMSSFTEEVKRVGYLAGPIVAVSFSQYALQVVALMMVGHLGELALSSTAIAVTLFGSTGICIFLGMAGALETLCGQAYGAEQFHVLGTQTQTAIFCLNFCCLPLCLLWLNVEKLLIVTGQDPSISHAAGKFVKLLIPSFFASATLQPLIRFFQMQSLVGPLLVSSIGTLLFHIPICWILVFKSGLGNLGAALAMNISYWVNVVFLMLYIKFLSVCKTTWVPISTKVFSGVGHFLRLAVPSALMVCLGWWSFELMVLLSGLLPNPKLETSVLSVCLSIIGTLFTIPSGLGAAGSTRVSNELGARNPRAAQLAVYATMIISIAEASIVSTSLFVGRHVLGHIFSNDKEVRDYVTRMVPLVCLSVILDSFQGALSGIARGCGWQNIGAFVNFGAYYFCGIPIALILSFKVKMKGMGLWIGIQSGAFVQTLLLTIITICINWERQARKARERIFEGSSSADSGLS is encoded by the exons ATGGGAACCCGAGAGATTGACACAGTAATTGCCATGGGAGACACAGAGAAGGCCAACGATACAGAAAAGAACGTGCAAGGGATCAACAGAGGTCAAGAAGAGGTTGCACACAAGGAAGATGATATTCATGGCTCAGTTGCACCTGctgaagcagcagcagcagaagatTCTCAGACATCATGGAAGAGGAGAATGAGTTCATTCACAGAAGAGGTGAAGAGGGTGGGCTACCTCGCCGGGCCCATAGTGGCAGTAAGCTTCTCTCAGTATGCGCTGCAGGTGGTAGCACTCATGATGGTCGGCCACCTCGGAGAGCTTGCTCTCTCTAGCACTGCCATCGCTGTCACTCTCTTTGGCAGCACCGGCATCTGCATATTT TTAGGAATGGCGGGTGCACTAGAAACATTGTGTGGCCAAGCTTATGGAGCTGAGCAGTTCCACGTACTTGGGACCCAAACCCAAACTGCCATCTTCTGTCTCAACTTCTGCTGCCTCCCGCTGTGCCTTCTTTGGCTTAATGTTGAGAAACTCCTCATCGTTACAGGCCAGGACCCTTCAATCTCCCATGCGGCTGGGAAGTTTGTGAAGCTCCTGATACCTTCCTTCTTTGCATCCGCGACCCTCCAGCCCCTTATCCGGTTCTTCCAAATGCAGAGCCTAGTCGGTCCCCTGCTCGTGAGCTCCATCGGGACCCTCCTGTTCCACATCCCGATCTGCTGGATCTTGGTGTTCAAGTCAGGGCTTGGGAATCTCGGGGCTGCTCTGGCAATGAATATTTCTTATTGGGTGAATGTGGTTTTCCTTATGCTGTACATCAAGTTCTTGTCTGTGTGCAAAACGACGTGGGTCCCTATCTCGACAAAAGTGTTCAGTGGCGTGGGGCACTTCTTACGCTTGGCTGTTCCTTCTGCTTTGATGGTTTG TCTCGGGTGGTGGTCATTTGAGCTAATGGTTTTGCTTTCTGGGCTTCTGCCAAATCCGAAGCTCGAAACTTCTGTTTTATCTGTTTG TCTATCAATAATTGGAACACTGTTCACAATACCCTCTGGACTTGGTGCTGCTGGAAG TACGAGAGTTTCAAATGAATTAGGAGCACGAAATCCACGAGCAGCTCAGCTTGCAGTCTATGCGACTATGATAATATCTATAGCAGAAGCAAGTATTGTGAGTACGAGCCTATTTGTTGGTAGACATGTGCTCGGACACATATTTAGCAATGATAAGGAAGTCAGGGACTATGTCACGAGAATGGTTCCCTTAGTCTGTCTTTCTGTCATCCTCGATAGCTTTCAAGGAGCTCTTTCTG GTATTGCTAGAGGATGCGGGTGGCAGAACATAGGAGCATTTGTAAACTTTGGGGCCTACTATTTCTGTGGGATACCGATAGCTCTTATATTGTCCTTTAAGGTGAAGATGAAGGGGATGGGCCTTTGGATTGGAATACAGAGTGGTGCTTTCGTGCAAACTCTTCTATTAACAATCATCACCATCTGCATCAACTGGGAAAGACAG GCAAGAAAGGCAAGGGAGAGGATATTTGAGGGAAGCTCTTCTGCTGATTCCGGTTTGTCTTAG
- the LOC116210498 gene encoding protein DETOXIFICATION 12-like: protein MMEETSSLIKSVPGNNGDEEEATIKLEIDDHTHSSVASAPAAAARISLSSFTKEVKRVGSIAGPMVAVSFSQYALQTISTMIVGHLGELALSCTAIAVSFAGVTGFSVLLGMAGALETLCGQAYGAEQYHILGTQTRTAIFCLNLCCLPLSLLWLNVEKLLILVGQDPLISHGAGKFMQCLVPSLFGYATLQPLIRFFQMQSLVGPMLVSSIGTLLFHIAICWILVFKSGLGNLGAALAISLSYWVNVVFFALYIKFSHVCTKTWGSTSMEIFRGVGEFFRFAIPSALMLCLEWWSYELLILLSGFLPNAKLETSVLSICLSTITTLYTIPYGLGGAGSTRVSNELGAGNPRAARVAVYATMFLAIAEMSIVSTILFVGRRAFGYIFSDDEEVVEYVTRMAPLVCISVILDSLHGGLSGIARGCGWQHIGAFVNFGAFYLCGIPIALILAFWVKIKGMGLWVGIQTGVFVQSLLLAIITGCVNWERQASKARERIHDGSVSKDI from the exons ATGATGGAGGAGACCAGCTCGCTGATAAAGAGTGTGCCCGGAAATAATGGAGATGAAGAGGAAGCAACAATAAAGCTGGAAATCGATGATCACACTCATAGCTCAGTTGCATCAGCACCAGCGGCGGCGGCACGGATTAGCTTGAGCTCATTCACAAAAGAGGTGAAGAGGGTGGGCTCCATCGCCGGGCCAATGGTGGCCGTTAGCTTCTCTCAGTACGCACTGCAGACGATATCCACCATGATTGTGGGCCACCTCGGAGAGCTTGCCCTCTCTTGCACTGCCATTGCCGTCTCCTTTGCAGGCGTCACCGGCTTCAGCGTCCTC TTAGGAATGGCGGGTGCGCTGGAAACGCTCTGTGGTCAAGCATATGGAGCTGAGCAATACCACATACTCGGGACTCAAACGCGAACGGCCATCTTCTGTCTCAACCTCTGCTGCCTCCCTTTGTCTCTTCTCTGGCTGAATGTTGAAAAACTTCTCATCCTCGTAGGCCAAGACCCTTTAATCTCTCATGGAGCCGGAAAGTTCATGCAGTGCTTGGTTCCTTCCCTCTTCGGCTATGCAACTCTTCAGCCCCTCATCCGGTTCTTCCAGATGCAGAGCCTTGTGGGTCCAATGCTTGTGAGCTCCATCGGGACCCTTCTCTTCCACATCGCAATATGCTGGATCTTGGTGTTCAAGTCAGGGCTTGGGAATCTTGGGGCTGCTCTGGCAATTAGTCTCTCGTACTGGGTGAACGTGGTTTTCTTTGCGCTGTACATTAAATTCTCGCATGTGTGCACAAAAACGTGGGGTTCCACCTCGATGGAAATATTCCGTGGGGTGGGGGAGTTCTTCCGCTTTGCGATTCCTTCTGCTTTGATGCTCTG TCTGGAGTGGTGGTCATATGAGCTGCTTATTTTGCTCTCTGGGTTTCTACCAAATGCAAAGCTTGAGACTTCGGTTTTATCCATATG TCTATCCACAATTACAACACTCTACACAATACCCTATGGACTCGGTGGTGCTGGAAG CACGAGAGTGTCAAATGAATTAGGAGCAGGAAACCCACGAGCAGCTCGAGTTGCGGTTTATGCCACGATGTTCCTTGCGATAGCAGAGATGAGCATAGTGAGCACAATCCTGTTTGTTGGTAGACGTGCTTTCGGGTACATATTTAGCGATGACGAGGAAGTTGTGGAGTATGTCACAAGAATGGCTCCCCTTGTCTGTATCTCTGTCATCCTCGATAGTTTACATGGAGGTCTTTCCG GAATAGCCAGAGGATGCGGGTGGCAGCATATAGGAGCATTCGTTAACTTTGGTGCTTTCTATCTTTGTGGGATCCCAATAGCTCTTATTTTGGCCTTCTGGGTGAAGATAAAGGGAATGGGCCTCTGGGTTGGAATACAAACTGGTGTTTTCGTGCAAAGTCTTCTTCTAGCAATCATCACCGGCTGCGTTAACTGGGAAAGACAG GCAAGTAAGGCAAGGGAGAGGATACATGATGGAAGCGTTTCTAAGGATATATGA
- the LOC116211155 gene encoding fruit protein pKIWI502-like, translating into MSTLRRLTPSLLRRRLSTACAPLPEPVPWTRAPLSQVSPAAESLFHISVDVSQAPRLAASHTRAGQYLQLRVPGAAWPSFLAIASPPARAAADGEFEFLVASVPGSTAEQLCRLKRGDAVELSGVMGRGFDVDQIEPPEDYPTVLMFATGSGISPIRSLIESGFDASKRSDVRLYYGAMNLHRMAYQDRFKYWESSGIEVIPVLSEPNHSWMGETGNIQAAFSKARKIWRPLSTGAVICGHRQMREEVTSILVKDGVLRERILTNS; encoded by the exons ATGTCTACCCTCCGCCGCCTAACCCCGTCCCTCCTCCGCCGCCGTCTCTCCACCGCCTGCGCCCCCCTTCCCGAACCCGTCCCCTGGACCCGGGCCCCCCTCTCTCAGGTCTCCCCCGCCGCCGAGTCCCTCTTCCACATCAGCGTCGACGTCTCCCAGGCCCCCCGCCTTGCTGCCTCCCACACGCGCGCCGGCCAGTACCTCCAGCTCCGTGTCCCCGGTGCCGCCTGGCCCTCCTTCCTCGCTATCGCCTCGCCTCCCGCCCGGGCGGCTGCGGATGGGGAGTTCGAGTTCCTGGTGGCGAGCGTGCCGGGGTCCACCGCCGAGCAGCTTTGCCGGCTCAAGAGAGGCGATGCGGTGGAGCTGAGCGGAGTCATGGGGAGAGGATTCGACGTTGATCAGATTGAGCCGCCGGAGGATTACCCGACTGTCCTGATGTTCGCCACAGGATCAGGAATCAG TCCAATCCGGTCCCTGATTGAGTCAGGATTTGATGCCAGTAAGAGATCTGATGTGAGGCTTTATTACGGTGCTATGAACCTTCATAGAATGGCTTATCAG GATAGGTTTAAATACTGGGAGTCCTCTGGCATTGAGGTTATTCCCGTACTATCCGAACCTAATCATAGTTGGATGGGTGAAACTGGTAATATACAG GCCGCTTTCAGTAAAGCAAGAAAAATATGGAGGCCCTTGTCTACTGGTGCTGTTATATGTGGTCACAGGCAGATGAGGGAG GAAGTAACTTCAATCCTAGTCAAAGATGGAGTTTTGAGAGAGAGGATATTGACGAACTCCTGA
- the LOC116211410 gene encoding ATP synthase subunit beta, mitochondrial encodes MASRRLASTFLRSSLRRSTSSKSPFSAPRAPSPSPASHRPSPYGYLLSRAAEYATSAAASAAPSAPPAPPKKEGGRGKITDEFTGAGAIGQVCQVIGAVVDVRFDDGLPPILTALEVQDHSIRLVLEVAQHLGENVVRTIAMDGTEGLVRGQPVLNTGSPITVPVGRATLGRIVNVIGEPIDERGELKTDHYLPIHREAPAFVEQATEQQILVTGIKVVDLLAPYQRGGKIGLFGGAGVGKTVLIMELINNVAKAHGGFSVFAGVGERTREGNDLYREMMESGVIKLGDKQAESKCALVYGQMNEPPGARARVGLTGLTVAEHFRDAEGQDVLLFIDNIFRFTQANSEVSALLGRIPSAVGYQPTLATDLGGLQERITTTKKGSITSVQAIYVPADDLTDPAPATTFAHLDATTVLSRQISELGIYPAVDPLDSTSRMLSPHILGEDHYNTARGVQKVLQNYKNLQDIIAILGMDELSEDDKLTVARARKIQRFLSQPFHVAEVFTGAPGKYVELKESINSFQGVLDGKYDDLPEQSFYMVGGIEEVIAKAEKIAKESAS; translated from the exons ATGGCTTCTCGCAGACTCGCATCAACATTTCTCCGATCCTCCCTCCGCCGATCCACCTCCTCCAAGTCCCCCTTCTCAGCCCCCAGAGCTCCTTCTCCCTCCCCCGCATCCCACCGCCCCTCCCCCTATGGCTACCTCCTCTCTCGCGCCGCGGAGTACGCCACCTCCGCCGCCGCCTCCGCCGCCCCCTCTGCACCGCCTGCCCCACCTAAGAAGGAAGGCGGCAGGGGGAAGATCACCGACGAGTTCACCGGGGCTGGCGCGATCGGGCAGGTGTGCCAGGTCATTGGTGCCGTCGTCGATGTGAGGTTCGACGATGGCCTGCCACCGATCCTCACTGCCCTCGAGGTGCAGGACCACTCGATCAGGCTGGTGCTCGAGGTGGCCCAGCACTTGGGAGAGAATGTGGTCAGGACCATTGCTATGGACGGGACCGAGGGGCTCGTCCGAGGTCAGCCCGTGCTCAACACCGGGTCTCCTATCACT GTGCCTGTGGGTAGGGCCACTCTTGGCCGTATCGTGAATGTCATTGGAGAGCCTATTGATGAGAGAGGCGAACTCA AGACCGACCATTATTTACCCATCCATAGAGAGGCTCCTGCCTTTGTTGAGCAAGCAACCGAACAGCAAATCCTCGTTACTGGCATTAAG GTTGTTGACCTCCTTGCACCCTACCAAAGAGGTGGCAAGATTGGGCTGTTTGGGGGTGCTGGTGTTGGGAAGACTGTGCTTATTATGGAGCTTATCAACAATGTTGCTAAAGCTCATG GTGGGTTCTCTGTGTTTGCTGGAGTTGGGGAGCGTACTCGTGAGGGCAATGACTTATACAGGGAAATGATGGAGAGTGGTGTCATCAAGCTAGGTGACAAGCAG GCTGAAAGCAAATGTGCCCTTGTTTATGGCCAAATGAATGAGCCTCCGGGTGCCCGTGCCCGTGTTGGTCTAACTGGGCTGACTGTCGCTGAGCACTTTAGAGATGCTGAAGGGCAGGACGTGCTTCTTTTCATCGACAACATTTTCCGTTTTACCCAG GCTAACTCAGAGGTGTCTGCTCTGTTGGGTCGTATCCCTTCTGCTGTCGGATACCAACCCACTTTGGCTACTGATCTTGGAGGCCTTCAGGAGCGTATCACTACAACAAAGAAAGGTTCAATCACATCAGTGCAGGCTATTTATGTGCCCGCTGATGACTTGACTGACCCTGCTCCTGCTACCACTTTTGCTCACTTGGATGCCACAACTGTGTTGTCTCGGCAG ATTTCAGAGCTGGGAATTTACCCTGCCGTGGATCCACTAGATTCCACTTCCCGTATGCTGTCCCCCCACATTTTGGGGGAGGACCACTACAACACTGCCCGTGGAGTTCAGAAGGTCCTTCAGAACTACAAGAACCTTCAAGATATCATTGCCATTCTGGGTATGGACGAACTCAGTGAAGACGACAAACTTACAGTGGCTCGTGCTCGTAAGATTCAGCGTTTCCTGAGCCAGCCTTTCCATGTTGCTGAGGTCTTCACGGGTGCTCCTGGGAAGTATGTGGAGTTGAAGGAGAGCATCAACAGTTTCCAG GGAGTATTGGACGGGAAGTACGATGATCTTCCAGAACAATCGTTTTACATGGTTGGAGGAATTGAGGAGGTCATTGCCAAGGCAGAGAAGATCGCCAAGGAATCTGCCTCTTAA